The following coding sequences are from one Roseburia hominis A2-183 window:
- a CDS encoding phosphatase PAP2 family protein, whose protein sequence is MTRESYEKITGILRGHPRRIRLVCLLNHTLTGFIFVLYPAFLLLLFLEGSAFFLRALLVPAVSFAAVTLFRRIFNAPRPYEKFGLPPAIEKDTAGKSFPSRHVFSVFIIAATIFYVHPSAGILLGLLGVVLAVLRVIGGVHEPRDVIAGALAGILCGVLGYYVL, encoded by the coding sequence ATGACCAGAGAATCCTATGAGAAAATCACCGGCATCTTACGGGGACATCCGCGGCGCATCCGGCTGGTATGCCTGCTCAACCACACCTTGACCGGCTTTATTTTTGTGCTGTACCCGGCGTTTCTGCTGCTGCTTTTTCTTGAGGGCAGCGCTTTTTTCCTGCGGGCGCTTCTCGTTCCCGCCGTCTCCTTTGCCGCAGTCACGCTCTTCCGACGGATCTTTAACGCCCCAAGACCTTATGAGAAGTTCGGCCTTCCGCCTGCCATAGAAAAAGATACGGCCGGGAAATCTTTTCCCAGCCGTCATGTCTTTTCCGTATTTATCATTGCCGCCACCATTTTCTATGTCCACCCCTCCGCCGGCATTCTGCTCGGACTCCTAGGGGTTGTCCTTGCCGTCCTGCGCGTGATCGGCGGCGTTCATGAGCCGCGCGACGTCATCGCAGGCGCTCTTGCAGGGATTCTGTGCGGTGTGCTCGGATACTATGTACTCTAG
- a CDS encoding signal peptidase II: MVYAIIAGGVFLSDLILKRYMDKKYARKVRHPRLGGRIVLEKYYNKGAALNFMVKRPNLLRIIHTVILVVVGIFSYFLMRLSGHALEKTGVALLLGGGLNNLYDRYTKGHVVDYFHLNFGPKWLRAIVFNISDFCIFIGALLAVAGSEVS, from the coding sequence ATGGTTTATGCGATTATTGCCGGCGGGGTATTCCTGTCGGATCTCATCTTAAAGCGTTACATGGACAAAAAATATGCCCGCAAGGTGCGCCATCCGCGGCTTGGGGGCAGGATTGTCCTGGAAAAATATTATAACAAAGGCGCGGCTTTGAATTTCATGGTAAAAAGGCCAAATCTTCTGCGCATCATCCACACCGTCATTCTTGTCGTTGTCGGGATTTTTTCCTATTTTCTGATGCGCCTTAGCGGACACGCGCTGGAAAAAACGGGCGTTGCACTCCTGCTCGGCGGCGGTTTAAACAACCTTTACGACCGCTACACGAAGGGGCATGTCGTCGACTATTTTCATCTGAATTTCGGTCCGAAATGGCTGCGCGCGATCGTCTTCAACATCTCTGACTTCTGCATTTTCATCGGGGCACTGCTCGCCGTTGCCGGATCGGAGGTCTCATGA
- a CDS encoding response regulator transcription factor, which produces MYKVMIVDDEPIIVEGLSRSIAWEKWNCKVAATAHDGLEGKKIIEEIHPDIVFMDICMPEMDGLAMIAAIHSQFPDLEVCVLTGYRDFEYAKEAIRLGVTRFLLKPSNMDELEEAIGKMCGNLKRKGITGDEPKRDPQDEEAAEAHKESASSSFIVKNALTYIEENYTKKLTLCEVAEKTYVSQWHLSKLLNRHTGQSFSDILNHVRIEHAKELLKDPSLRIGDISEQVGFLDLAHFSRVFKKQEGVSANEYRNQVLGK; this is translated from the coding sequence ATGTACAAGGTGATGATTGTGGATGACGAACCGATCATCGTGGAAGGGTTATCGAGGAGCATCGCGTGGGAAAAGTGGAATTGTAAGGTCGCGGCAACGGCGCACGACGGACTGGAAGGGAAAAAGATTATCGAGGAGATTCACCCGGATATTGTGTTTATGGATATCTGCATGCCGGAGATGGACGGACTGGCGATGATCGCTGCGATCCACTCGCAGTTCCCGGATCTCGAGGTCTGTGTTCTGACGGGCTACCGTGATTTCGAGTACGCGAAGGAGGCAATCCGTCTCGGGGTGACGCGCTTTCTGCTCAAGCCGTCCAACATGGACGAACTGGAAGAAGCCATCGGCAAGATGTGCGGGAACTTAAAACGGAAAGGAATTACCGGGGATGAGCCGAAGCGTGATCCGCAGGATGAAGAAGCGGCGGAAGCGCACAAGGAGAGCGCATCAAGCAGCTTTATCGTGAAGAATGCACTGACTTACATTGAGGAGAATTATACGAAGAAGCTGACGCTCTGCGAGGTGGCAGAGAAGACGTATGTGAGTCAGTGGCACTTAAGCAAGCTTTTAAACCGCCACACGGGGCAGAGCTTTTCGGATATTTTAAATCACGTCCGTATCGAGCATGCGAAAGAACTGCTAAAAGATCCGTCGCTGCGCATCGGAGATATCTCCGAGCAGGTGGGATTTTTAGATCTGGCACATTTTTCGAGGGTATTTAAGAAGCAGGAGGGAGTCTCTGCCAATGAATACCGGAATCAGGTACTGGGAAAGTAA